From the Micromonospora sediminicola genome, one window contains:
- the thiC gene encoding phosphomethylpyrimidine synthase ThiC, which produces MQARRKVYVEGSRPDVRVPFAEVALTGDNPPVRLYDTSGPGSDPEVGLPALRGPWIAERGDVAPVRGAGTPLAGVDGKRPTQLAHARAGIVTPEMEFVAIRESVTPEFVRDEIAAGRAVLPLNVNHPECEPAIIGKAFLVKVNANIGTSAVTSSVAEEVEKLTWATRWGADTVMDLSTGKRIHETREAIVRNAPVPIGTVPIYQALEKVGGDPVKLSWEVFRETVIEQAEQGVDYMTVHAGVLLPYVPLAVDRVTGIVSRGGSIMAAWCLAHHEENFLYTNFAELCAILARYDVTFSLGDGLRPGSIADANDEAQFAELRTLGELTKVAWEHDVQVMIEGPGHVPMHKIKENVDLQQEWCHEAPFYTLGPLTTDVAPAYDHITSAIGAAMIGMFGTAMLCYVTPKEHLGLPDRDDVKAGVIAYKIAAHAADLAKGHPGAQAWDDALSKARFEFRWEDQFNLALDPETARAYHDATLPAEPAKTAHFCSMCGPKFCSMKITQELKDYAARGMRGKSEEFVASGSRVYLPLA; this is translated from the coding sequence ATGCAGGCACGTCGCAAGGTGTACGTGGAAGGGTCCCGGCCGGACGTCCGGGTGCCGTTCGCCGAGGTGGCGCTGACCGGGGACAACCCGCCGGTCCGGCTCTACGACACCTCCGGCCCCGGCTCCGACCCGGAGGTCGGGCTGCCCGCGCTGCGCGGGCCGTGGATCGCCGAGCGCGGCGACGTGGCGCCGGTCCGGGGCGCCGGCACCCCGCTGGCCGGGGTGGACGGGAAGCGGCCGACGCAGCTCGCGCACGCCCGGGCCGGGATCGTCACCCCGGAGATGGAGTTCGTGGCGATCCGGGAGTCGGTGACGCCGGAGTTCGTCCGGGACGAGATCGCGGCCGGGCGGGCGGTGCTGCCGCTGAACGTCAACCACCCGGAGTGCGAGCCGGCGATCATCGGCAAGGCGTTCCTGGTCAAGGTCAACGCGAACATCGGCACCTCGGCGGTGACCTCGTCGGTGGCGGAGGAGGTGGAGAAGCTCACCTGGGCGACCCGGTGGGGCGCGGACACCGTGATGGACCTGTCCACCGGCAAGCGGATCCACGAGACCCGCGAGGCGATCGTGCGCAACGCCCCGGTGCCGATCGGCACCGTGCCGATCTACCAGGCGCTGGAGAAGGTCGGCGGCGACCCGGTGAAGCTGAGCTGGGAGGTGTTCCGCGAGACGGTGATCGAGCAGGCGGAGCAGGGCGTCGACTACATGACGGTGCACGCCGGGGTGCTGCTGCCGTACGTGCCGCTCGCGGTGGACCGGGTCACCGGCATCGTGTCCCGGGGTGGCTCGATCATGGCGGCCTGGTGCCTGGCGCACCACGAGGAGAACTTCCTCTACACGAACTTCGCCGAGCTGTGCGCGATCCTGGCCCGCTACGACGTGACGTTCTCCCTCGGTGACGGCCTGCGCCCCGGCTCCATCGCGGACGCCAACGACGAGGCGCAGTTCGCCGAGCTGCGCACGCTCGGCGAGCTGACGAAGGTCGCCTGGGAGCACGACGTCCAGGTGATGATCGAGGGCCCGGGGCACGTCCCGATGCACAAGATCAAGGAGAACGTGGACCTCCAGCAGGAGTGGTGCCACGAGGCGCCGTTCTACACGCTCGGGCCGCTGACCACCGACGTCGCGCCCGCGTACGACCACATCACCTCCGCGATCGGCGCGGCGATGATCGGCATGTTCGGCACCGCGATGCTCTGCTACGTCACGCCGAAGGAGCACCTCGGGCTGCCGGACCGGGACGACGTGAAGGCGGGCGTGATCGCCTACAAGATCGCGGCGCACGCGGCCGACCTGGCCAAGGGGCACCCCGGCGCGCAGGCGTGGGACGACGCGCTCTCCAAGGCCCGGTTCGAGTTCCGCTGGGAGGACCAGTTCAACCTGGCGCTCGACCCGGAGACCGCACGGGCCTACCACGACGCGACGCTGCCGGCGGAGCCGGCGAAGACCGCGCACTTCTGCTCGATGTGCGGGCCGAAGTTCTGCTCCATGAAGATCACCCAGGAGCTGAAGGACTACGCGGCGCGCGGCATGCGCGGCAAGTCCGAGGAGTTCGTCGCCTCCGGTTCCCGGGTCTACCTGCCGCTGGCCTGA
- a CDS encoding LLM class F420-dependent oxidoreductase, producing the protein MRVSVFTEPHRGADYDDQLRFARLVEETGFEGFFRADHYRAMGDEPALPGPTDAWLTLAALARETSRIRLGTLVTSATFRLPGPLAVMVAQVDRMSGGRVELGIGAGWFEREHTAYGIPFPPVNERFDRLAEQLEIVTGLWRTPLGETYSFTGEHYRLADAPALPKPVQQPGPPVIVGGRGPKRTPELAARYADEFNMPFKSVAETAAAYERVREACDRTGRDASGRAPLTLSAGVVVAIGRTDAEARRRAAPLHVTSALPPEDPVVGSPAQLVDRLGEFAAVGTTRVHLRLIDFDDLDHVELIAAEVLPQLDGPR; encoded by the coding sequence ATGCGGGTCTCGGTCTTCACCGAACCCCACCGCGGAGCGGACTACGACGACCAGCTCCGGTTCGCCCGCCTGGTCGAGGAGACCGGCTTCGAGGGCTTCTTCCGGGCCGACCACTACCGGGCCATGGGAGACGAGCCGGCGCTGCCCGGCCCCACCGACGCCTGGCTCACGCTCGCCGCGCTGGCCCGGGAGACCTCCCGGATCCGGCTCGGCACGCTGGTCACCTCGGCGACCTTCCGCCTGCCCGGACCGCTGGCCGTCATGGTCGCCCAGGTCGACCGGATGAGCGGCGGCCGGGTCGAGCTGGGCATCGGCGCCGGCTGGTTCGAGCGCGAGCACACCGCCTACGGCATCCCGTTCCCGCCGGTCAACGAGCGGTTCGACCGCCTGGCCGAGCAGTTGGAGATCGTCACCGGGCTGTGGCGCACCCCGCTCGGCGAGACGTACAGCTTCACCGGCGAGCACTACCGGCTGGCCGACGCGCCCGCGCTGCCCAAGCCGGTGCAGCAGCCCGGCCCGCCGGTGATCGTGGGCGGCCGCGGCCCGAAGCGCACCCCCGAGCTGGCCGCCCGGTACGCCGACGAGTTCAACATGCCGTTCAAGAGCGTCGCCGAGACGGCCGCCGCGTACGAGCGGGTCCGCGAGGCGTGCGACCGCACCGGCCGTGACGCCTCCGGCCGCGCGCCGCTGACGCTCTCCGCCGGCGTCGTGGTGGCGATCGGACGCACCGACGCCGAGGCACGGCGCCGGGCCGCGCCGCTGCACGTCACCAGCGCGCTCCCGCCGGAGGACCCGGTGGTCGGCTCCCCGGCCCAGCTCGTCGACCGGCTCGGCGAGTTCGCCGCGGTCGGGACCACCCGGGTCCACCTGCGGCTGATCGACTTCGACGACCTCGACCACGTGGAGCTGATCGCCGCCGAGGTGCTCCCCCAACTGGACGGACCACGATGA
- the thiD gene encoding bifunctional hydroxymethylpyrimidine kinase/phosphomethylpyrimidine kinase, with translation MTPRTVLTIAGSDSGGGAGIQADLKTFAALGAYGTSVLTAVTAQNTRGVDAVLPLPPQTVRDQLDSVLGDFAVRAVKTGMLGTPAVADAVADAARAGRLPHLVVDPVLVATSGHRLGVVEAVERLLPYAEVATPNCAEAAALTGGPVGTVEEMVAAAEALAARGPAFVVVTGGDVDAAGESVDVLAGGGTTRLLRAPRVDTRHNHGTGCSFAAAVAVRLAAGDPVPVAVEAAKEYVTRALTGARSWELGAGRGPLDHFGWSA, from the coding sequence GTGACGCCGAGAACAGTTCTCACCATCGCCGGCTCCGACTCCGGGGGCGGCGCCGGCATCCAGGCCGACCTGAAGACGTTCGCCGCGCTCGGCGCGTACGGCACGAGCGTGCTCACCGCCGTCACCGCGCAGAACACCCGGGGCGTCGACGCGGTCCTGCCGCTGCCCCCGCAGACCGTGCGCGACCAGCTGGACAGCGTGCTCGGCGACTTCGCCGTCCGCGCGGTGAAGACCGGAATGCTCGGCACCCCGGCCGTCGCCGACGCGGTGGCCGACGCGGCCCGGGCCGGGCGGCTGCCGCACCTGGTCGTCGACCCGGTGCTGGTCGCCACCAGCGGGCACCGGCTCGGCGTGGTGGAGGCGGTCGAGCGGCTGCTCCCGTACGCCGAGGTGGCGACGCCGAACTGCGCGGAGGCCGCGGCCCTCACCGGAGGCCCGGTGGGCACCGTCGAGGAGATGGTCGCGGCGGCCGAGGCGCTGGCGGCGCGCGGACCGGCGTTCGTGGTGGTGACCGGCGGCGACGTGGACGCGGCCGGCGAGTCGGTGGACGTGCTGGCGGGCGGGGGGACTACGCGGCTGCTGCGCGCGCCCCGGGTGGACACCCGGCACAACCACGGCACCGGCTGCTCGTTCGCGGCCGCCGTCGCGGTCCGGTTGGCCGCCGGCGACCCGGTGCCGGTCGCGGTGGAGGCCGCCAAGGAGTACGTCACCCGCGCGCTGACCGGCGCGCGGAGCTGGGAGCTGGGCGCGGGACGCGGCCCGCTGGACCACTTCGGCTGGTCCGCTTGA
- a CDS encoding thiazole synthase: MSTLEIGGVSFGSRLVLGTGGAANLHVLEQAIRASGTELVTLALRRVDTAPGGSVGLLDLVERCGVRLLPNTAGCRTAVEAVKTAHLAREAFDTDWVKLEVIGDERTLLPDGVELLRAAEELVADGFTVLPYTSDDPVLARRLADVGCAAVMPAGSPIGSGLGIGNPHHIRLIRQAVDVPVVLDAGIGTASDAALAMELGCDAVLLASAVTRAADPVAMATAMRYAVEAGRLAYGAGRIARRFHALASTPDEGRPDL, from the coding sequence ATGTCCACGTTGGAGATCGGCGGGGTCTCGTTCGGCTCCCGGCTCGTCCTCGGCACCGGCGGCGCGGCCAACCTGCATGTGCTGGAGCAGGCGATCCGCGCCTCCGGCACCGAGCTGGTGACACTGGCGCTGCGCCGGGTGGACACCGCGCCCGGCGGGTCGGTCGGGCTGCTGGACCTGGTGGAGCGGTGCGGCGTACGGCTGCTGCCGAACACGGCCGGCTGCCGCACCGCCGTCGAGGCGGTGAAGACCGCGCACCTGGCCCGGGAGGCGTTCGACACCGACTGGGTGAAGCTGGAGGTGATCGGCGACGAGCGCACGCTGCTGCCCGACGGGGTGGAGCTGCTGCGCGCCGCCGAGGAGCTGGTCGCGGACGGGTTCACCGTGCTGCCGTACACCTCGGACGATCCGGTGCTGGCCCGGCGGCTGGCCGACGTGGGGTGCGCGGCGGTGATGCCGGCCGGGTCGCCGATCGGCTCCGGTCTGGGCATCGGCAACCCGCACCACATCCGGCTGATCCGGCAGGCCGTCGACGTCCCGGTGGTGCTCGACGCGGGCATCGGCACCGCCTCCGACGCCGCGCTCGCGATGGAGCTGGGCTGCGACGCGGTGCTGCTGGCCAGCGCCGTGACCCGGGCCGCCGACCCGGTGGCGATGGCCACGGCGATGCGGTACGCGGTCGAGGCCGGCCGCCTGGCGTACGGCGCGGGCCGCATCGCCCGCCGCTTCCACGCCCTCGCGTCCACGCCGGACGAGGGACGGCCCGACCTGTGA
- a CDS encoding ABC transporter ATP-binding protein, with amino-acid sequence MIRLSGVSRTFDGRSGRVEALRGIDLDVAEGEFVAVLGRSGCGKSTLLRMIAGLLPVTAGEITVAGTPITKPRRDVAMLFQRPALLPWRTVLDNVLLPVEIFGWSRAKHRDRARELLEMAGLGGFEKRLPHELSGGMQQRVSLCRSLIGSPRVMLMDEPFSALDALTREELSGELQRVHMDTKATIVFVTHSIDEAVLLADRVVVLSPRPGRIREVVEVTVPRPRTLGRHAHLADVARISAELHELLMERDAPGVPASAGPADSPAASTETPPRAAAAGGR; translated from the coding sequence ATGATCCGACTGTCCGGGGTGTCCCGCACCTTCGACGGCCGTTCGGGGCGGGTGGAGGCACTGCGCGGCATCGACCTCGACGTCGCCGAGGGTGAGTTCGTCGCCGTGCTGGGCCGGTCCGGCTGCGGCAAGTCCACGCTGCTGCGCATGATCGCCGGTCTGCTGCCGGTCACCGCCGGCGAGATCACCGTCGCCGGCACGCCGATCACGAAGCCGCGGCGGGACGTGGCCATGCTGTTCCAGCGGCCGGCCCTGCTGCCCTGGCGCACGGTGCTCGACAACGTCCTGCTGCCGGTGGAGATCTTCGGCTGGAGCCGGGCCAAGCACCGCGACCGGGCCCGCGAGCTGCTGGAGATGGCCGGGCTGGGCGGCTTCGAGAAGCGCCTGCCGCACGAGCTGTCCGGCGGCATGCAGCAGCGCGTCTCGCTCTGCCGGTCGCTGATCGGCTCACCCCGGGTGATGCTGATGGACGAGCCGTTCTCCGCGCTCGACGCGCTGACCCGGGAGGAGCTCTCCGGGGAGCTGCAGCGGGTGCACATGGACACGAAGGCCACCATCGTCTTCGTCACCCACTCGATCGACGAGGCGGTGCTGCTGGCCGATCGCGTGGTCGTGCTCAGCCCCCGCCCCGGCCGGATCCGCGAGGTGGTCGAGGTGACCGTGCCCCGGCCCCGCACCCTGGGCCGGCACGCGCACCTGGCCGACGTCGCGCGGATCAGCGCCGAGCTGCACGAACTGCTGATGGAGCGGGACGCCCCGGGCGTACCCGCGTCGGCCGGCCCGGCGGACTCGCCGGCCGCGTCGACCGAGACGCCGCCGCGGGCCGCGGCGGCGGGAGGACGGTGA
- a CDS encoding thiamine phosphate synthase has protein sequence MPSLGRLHLITDTRPGRDPLAVLRAALPVARADLVVQVRVEDDATDREAYELARLVVDACRPYGARCLVNDRLHVAVAVVAAGGHVGADDLPVAAARRVLGPDAVLGATAREPGGARAAVAAGASYLGVGPCHATTTKSGLPTPIGPAGVRAVAGAVDVPVIAIGGVTAATVPALRAAGAYGVAVVGAVSGAADPARATAELLGALTC, from the coding sequence GTGCCGTCCCTGGGACGACTGCATCTCATCACCGACACCCGGCCGGGGCGTGACCCGCTCGCCGTGCTGCGCGCCGCCCTGCCGGTGGCCCGCGCCGACCTCGTCGTGCAGGTCCGGGTGGAGGACGACGCCACCGACCGGGAGGCGTACGAGCTGGCCCGCCTGGTGGTCGACGCCTGCCGGCCGTACGGGGCGCGGTGCCTGGTCAACGACCGGTTGCACGTGGCGGTGGCGGTGGTGGCTGCCGGGGGCCACGTCGGGGCGGACGACCTGCCGGTGGCCGCCGCGCGTCGGGTGCTCGGCCCGGACGCCGTGCTCGGCGCCACCGCCCGCGAGCCGGGCGGCGCCCGAGCGGCCGTCGCCGCCGGCGCGAGTTACCTGGGCGTCGGCCCGTGCCACGCCACCACCACCAAGTCCGGCCTGCCCACGCCGATCGGCCCGGCGGGGGTACGCGCCGTCGCCGGGGCGGTGGACGTGCCGGTGATCGCCATCGGCGGGGTGACCGCCGCCACCGTGCCGGCGCTGCGGGCCGCCGGGGCGTACGGGGTGGCGGTGGTGGGGGCGGTCAGCGGGGCGGCCGACCCGGCCCGGGCCACCGCCGAGCTGCTCGGTGCGCTGACGTGTTAA
- the thiO gene encoding glycine oxidase ThiO: MLSRGPSSTGGVNRGPFLTDVAVVGGGPIGWAIAWRCAQRGLRVVVHDDRPGSGASSVAAGMLSPVAEAYFGEHELTGLLVSSAARWPAFAAELTAASGVDLGHRTEGTLVVGLTADDLAEARRLWSYQQGLALPITPLRPSELRDREPALATRVRGGAVAPGDHQVDPRRLVTALRAAAGRAGVALRPVRVGALSEVDARVTVVAAGCGAAALTGLPVRPVKGQVLRLRAPAGGPPGFRHVIRGYADGEAVYLVPRDSGEVVVGATVEERADTEVTAGGVLTLLRAAAELVPELVEYELVEAVAGLRPGTPDNAPVIGPLPGLPGVVVATGHHRHGIVLTPVTADLVAELIVTGEPDPALAPFTPDRFGKERTWN, translated from the coding sequence GTGTTAAGCAGGGGCCCTTCCTCTACCGGAGGCGTTAACAGGGGGCCCTTCCTTACCGACGTGGCGGTGGTGGGTGGCGGGCCGATCGGGTGGGCGATCGCGTGGCGGTGCGCCCAGCGCGGGCTGCGCGTGGTGGTGCACGACGACCGGCCCGGGTCGGGTGCCTCCTCGGTGGCCGCGGGGATGCTCTCGCCGGTCGCCGAGGCGTACTTCGGGGAGCACGAGTTGACCGGGCTGCTGGTCTCGTCCGCCGCCCGCTGGCCCGCGTTCGCCGCGGAGCTGACCGCGGCGAGCGGCGTCGACCTCGGGCATCGCACCGAGGGCACGCTCGTCGTCGGGCTCACCGCCGACGACCTGGCCGAGGCGCGGCGGCTGTGGTCGTACCAACAGGGTCTGGCACTGCCGATCACGCCGCTGCGCCCCTCGGAGCTGCGCGACCGTGAGCCGGCGCTGGCCACCCGGGTGCGCGGCGGCGCCGTGGCGCCCGGCGACCACCAGGTCGACCCGCGCCGGCTGGTCACCGCGTTGCGCGCGGCGGCCGGGCGGGCCGGCGTCGCGCTGCGGCCGGTGCGGGTCGGCGCGCTGTCCGAGGTGGACGCCCGGGTCACCGTGGTCGCGGCGGGCTGCGGCGCGGCGGCGTTGACCGGCCTGCCGGTCCGGCCGGTCAAGGGCCAGGTGCTGCGACTCCGCGCGCCCGCCGGCGGCCCGCCGGGCTTCCGGCACGTGATCCGGGGGTACGCCGACGGCGAGGCGGTCTACCTGGTGCCCCGGGACAGCGGCGAGGTGGTGGTCGGCGCGACCGTCGAGGAGCGCGCGGACACCGAGGTCACCGCCGGAGGCGTGCTGACGCTGCTGCGCGCCGCCGCCGAGCTGGTGCCGGAACTCGTCGAGTACGAGCTGGTGGAGGCCGTCGCCGGGCTGCGCCCCGGTACGCCGGACAACGCCCCGGTCATCGGGCCGCTGCCCGGCCTGCCCGGTGTGGTCGTGGCGACCGGCCACCACCGGCACGGCATCGTGCTCACCCCGGTCACCGCCGACCTGGTCGCCGAGCTGATCGTCACCGGCGAGCCGGATCCCGCGCTCGCCCCCTTCACCCCGGACCGCTTCGGGAAGGAGCGCACGTGGAACTGA
- a CDS encoding cupin has protein sequence MTDLSAEPELGPVGQEIVFENDRVRVWHIRLEPGERQPLHRHDHPYLVVAVQGAKNVVQTIDGVTIDADEPTGGVVYRDPGAVHMLTNVGDTTYLARLVELT, from the coding sequence ATGACCGACCTCTCCGCCGAACCCGAACTCGGCCCGGTGGGCCAGGAGATCGTCTTCGAGAACGACCGGGTACGCGTCTGGCACATCCGGCTGGAGCCGGGCGAGCGGCAGCCGCTGCATCGGCACGACCACCCGTACCTGGTGGTGGCGGTCCAGGGCGCGAAGAACGTGGTGCAGACGATCGACGGCGTCACGATCGACGCCGACGAGCCCACCGGCGGGGTGGTCTACCGCGACCCGGGCGCGGTGCACATGCTGACCAACGTCGGTGACACCACCTACCTCGCCCGTCTGGTCGAGTTGACGTAG
- the thiS gene encoding sulfur carrier protein ThiS — MELIVNGTGRTLPEGVTVAEVVRTVTDRERGLAVAVNGEVVPRGGWSASVLRDGDRVEVLSATQGG; from the coding sequence GTGGAACTGATCGTCAACGGCACGGGCCGGACGCTGCCCGAGGGCGTCACCGTCGCCGAGGTGGTCCGCACCGTCACCGACCGGGAGCGCGGGCTCGCGGTCGCGGTGAACGGCGAGGTGGTGCCGCGCGGCGGCTGGTCGGCAAGCGTGCTGCGCGACGGCGACCGGGTCGAGGTCCTCAGCGCCACCCAGGGCGGGTGA